In the Colletotrichum lupini chromosome 4, complete sequence genome, ACGTCATACATCCACCCCCATATCTCATCACCATGGCCACGGTTGAGATTCCCCAGACCGCCGTGCCGGGCAAGGTTCTCGGCCCTACCACGCGGTTCGCCGCCGGCCCAGGAACACATGTCTACAACGGTAATGTCGTCGCCTCCCTGCTCGGCGATGTGACCGTCACAGCATCGGCTAAGGCCCAGGCCGGCCTCACGAAGCGCCTCAACCGCATCACACCGCTGTCGCCCGAGGAGCTGGCGACCATCTCCGTGGCACGCAAGGGCGCTAGCAAGAAGCGCGAGGTGCTTCCCGACGTGGGCAACATGGTGCTCTGCCGCGTCGTGCGGTTGATGCCGAAGCAGGCCATTGTCACGATCCAGCAGGTTGGCGACACGGTGCTGCAGACGGAGTGGCAGGGTGTCATTCGCTCTCAAGACGTGAGGGCGACGGAGAAGGACAAGGTCAAGATCTATGAAAGCTTCAAGCCTGGTGACGTGGTGCGGGCGCAGGTGGTGAGTGGCCTTTGGCAAGACATTGAAAAGTGACTTGTGATGGGTAGCTGACTTGCTATATCAGATTTCTCTGGGAGACCAGGCCAACTACTACCTCTCCACCGCTGCCAATGAGCTGGGAGTCATCATGGCCACCAGCGAGGCTGGCAACGACATGGTGCCGGTCAGCTGGAAGGAGTACAAGGACCCGGAGACCGGCATCGGAGAGCCGCGCAAGGTGGCCAAGCCAAACTGATTGGCGCATTTTCTCATCTACTTGCCTGTCTTTTCACGATGTGCAGGTCAAGCTGCGGAGAGCTTTGCAGCTGGATACGCTCAGACGCTTGAGGTTGCAGAGTATTCTGCACCGCCTCGCCAACGAGGCTGAGGGCTGATGGCCGTTCGTACCCCCTCCTCGCTCGGCAGGGAAGTGATCTCACGGCGTTTCGAAACGAGAGAGCCAGCATGACGACATGACAGCGAATTTTGGGGCAGTTTCAGAGTTCTGGACCGAACCCGAGGGCCGACTTGGCTGGTGCATCAGCGCAGCAAACCAAGAATTACGGCCTTTTACTATCCTTCCTGGTAGCGTCAGCATCAGCAACAGCTGCCGTCAGCGGCAGTGCATGAATTTTTGACGAGAGATGAAAGCATGAGCTCCACTGCCAACCAACGATGCAGTCGCAGTTTGGAGGGGTTGCATGGTCGGCAGGGTGCCCTTTGTGTACGGATTTACTGCAACGACTCAGCACGGGACATGACGAGGTCAAAGGACTGATTGATGGGCAGTCCGATGTGGGAGCCTTATTCATGCAAGGGGACGATCAAGAGTTGTCAAAAGGGAACGGATGTTGGGCGCCAGAGACAAAGCACGAGCGAAGGGGGAGGAATCGCCAGAAAATGGTCGTCTACACTCTATAGTCGTCAATCATGACACCTACATGATTAAGATGTCACCAAATTCCCAAGTGTAACCTGCCGTTCCGTTCCCGTCGGGGCATGGACATGAACGGACATTCCGCAATTGGCATTAATTTAAACAACCAGTCAATTTGGACCAAGAGGAAGAAACATGACTTTGTTTAATCAAAACGGTTGCGACCCGCAAATAAAAGAGAATGTAAAAGAAATGGCAGCAAATTAAGGCTCAAGCAACAGTCGTACAACCGTTCCCGTCTCTCCCTGCCATCTCGGTTGATGAGGCTTTCAACAGCAAGGAGAGTGCTAGAACAGAAAATGGGGTGGAGCAGTGTCGGCCCCCGTATGGAGTACCTAGGTAAAGCCCAAATTGGGTTGCTTCACCCAATCGCCCGACGCCGTTTTGTTAGGACCCGCCCGTTTGGGACACTGAAGGACCCCGGTCCACCGTTCCTCCCCAATCATTGGTATCACCCCCGAATTCCCACGAAAGCAAGGAGGCGCAGTTACCGTTCGCGTCGTCAATTTATTCGTGGAGGGAAACGGCATAGAAAGAAAAGGGCAGGTGTGTGGTGTCACGTAAGTCTGGTGGCTAAGGTGGCATGTGGGCGGGATTTCAGGCAGATGGGGTTCTCTCTCTGCCATCTTTGATTACTTTTGCGAACCCATACCCTTCAATTGTCTCTTCTTCCCT is a window encoding:
- a CDS encoding exosome component EXOSC1/CSL4 produces the protein MATVEIPQTAVPGKVLGPTTRFAAGPGTHVYNGNVVASLLGDVTVTASAKAQAGLTKRLNRITPLSPEELATISVARKGASKKREVLPDVGNMVLCRVVRLMPKQAIVTIQQVGDTVLQTEWQGVIRSQDVRATEKDKVKIYESFKPGDVVRAQVISLGDQANYYLSTAANELGVIMATSEAGNDMVPVSWKEYKDPETGIGEPRKVKLRRALQLDTLRRLRLQSILHRLANEAEG